CTGGTCAACAAAATCGttcttttgtaattaatttacCAAAATCCTCAATTGAAGTAACTCTCTCTTGTACATATGCGATGTGACGTAATTTCAACTAAATGGATGTTTCCTATTTAGTGACTTCAAACATAATATGTGCTTCCATAGAGAATAGAGATTGGCAATGGTTTAGCCAATTTTAAGtctaaaatttgattaaaagttGGTTACAGTGAAAGCCATTGAAGATATTAAGAATTATCTATCTTAaagatgaaataataatataatattagggAAAAGGTTGCGTCCGTGCAGCAAGCTTTGAAAGATTTCGAGGTGCATGACTGtctagagttttgctatatgcAAACAGTCGCAtactaatttgtgtaccaatactgattcatacatacttaaaatttaaattaatatttttttcaataaaatctattttttaactaatcacatcatattaatacataattatacttgtaactatatttttccggCTGCCGTATATAACATTTCTGGCTTTGCGGGGCAGCACCTGTAATTACTGGGATTAGGTAGAACAGAGATTGGTCTTGCAAGTCACTGATTTTCTTATGCAATCAATAACTACAGGTTTCTTCCCTATAAACATAGTGATTTTCAGTAATCATAAGCACAATTTAAACGAAAGTTTGCATTGCAGACTAATAACTTGAGTCCTCTCGATCTTGAGAACAAGGAGTTCACTATCGTAGTTTTTACATATTTGGCTAAAGCACGTTGTTGATGTCTCGAATCTTCAGTAAGGAGATAACATTCTCCACAAGTCAGACATGTTGCAATGGAAAACAATTAAGGGTAAACTTTGTTATAAATTTAACTTAGAAGTTGGTGGATAAAATACAACTTCTATTTTATTGACATGATAAgatctaatttattaaaaaaaattaagattaaaatcTCTTACAAATTAAGTCTTGTCATGTTAATAAAACAAAGGATGTGTTTCTTACCGTGCTTACATATTCTAAAActatcaaatatcatttttttttataaaaattctatgtacaGTTATCTAAATATACTCTTTTACgtattctattaatgtgattagttgtgtcacttttttataatataaataattattttaatcaatctcGTAAGTAGAATATTTAAGAAGTATATAAAAGTGACaaactcatttttttccctttgtttAATCTCATGTAGGAGGGCTGCCTTCGTATGCAATTCATGGTTCTAATTTCAAAGTCGTAATTGAACAACTACAAAAGGTAGAATGTTAGTAAGTAAAAGACAGGTGAATTGACAAGAAAATATCATACACGCCGACGCCATCCTTGACTCACGAAAGAGACAATTATCGTTGACTCTGCTACCGGCACACGTTACTAGTCGTTACCCTTCCCAATCAGACCCACTTTCTCCGAACCCGCAAATGTTAGATTGGAAGATGATTTTTGCCAAGCTCAACTATATCTACAACTGTCTACATGCAAACCACCGTGCTCCTGCATCTGTAGGCTGGCTTAATCAGCACCTGATTTCAAGAGCTTCTACTGAAACTTCCTGgctgaaaataaaaaccatttaaattaaaaaagaatgtatTATCTTAATCTTGAAATAGTTGATGGATAATGActaccatttatttttttatttatgtactctGCAAAACAGAAGGTGAAGTATGCAGGGAAGACGAAAGAAAAGTAATAATCAATTCTGAGACGGTAAAATTGATGCCAACAACCCTATATACCTGTGATTTGAAAATAACAGAATATACAAAACTCGCTGTATAATCCTTTCAAATGGAAACCGTCCAGCTCCAATAAGTGTTTTTATAAATTACAGTAACTTTGAAGCTCCATAAGGTAATTTAGCAATGAAGACAGGTATAcacccaataaaataaaaataaaataaaaatcctagGCATGCAAGAAGGTAATTTTGATGAGAATGTAATAATGTCTAGGTAATTAGAATCAGTTATAAGTTCAAAAATCAAGAATCGTTACAAAAAAATACTGACCCGATTCATGGACGCAACAAATACCATAACAGTTGGTGAACAAAAATTGCTCAAGAAAAGTGAGACACATTTCGTTTCATGGAATAGACTGTATGGTACAGAGTTAGTAAGACGATGCAGCACCAACCCATAAAATTCTCAATAAACGATCATCTCATGTCAACATAAGATCATTGCCTCCTAGGTGAGGGCGAAGGCAAACGCGAACCTCATGTTCTTCGGGCCCCACACGTAGTTTTGGCACCATAATCTCAAGCACAGATCCTGGCCCATCATAATAAGCTTCTATATTTGCATCTTCAGGAATTCGGGTTGAAAGTGGGATTTCTCTAACAAATTCCCCTGGAGGACAGTGTTCAGAAGATGGGTCTGTGAGCTTGAAAGTCCTGTCATGTcgcttgatgaattgcatgcaAGATACGCTCACACAAGATACCTTTATGATACCATGAGTGATGGTATTTCTCCAAGAAACTTTCACTCTCTGGAGATCAACTAAGGGCAAGCTGATAATGATCAGATATCCTTCTTTATCCTCATAGATTGTTTTTGCAGCAGTGACAGGTCCATAGACATTCTTCATTACGCCGCTAAAGTCATTCAACCAGTTTGGTTCATTAGGGTGGATCTCAATATCTGTAATTCGATCAGAGGGAGGATTTACAGCCAAGTAGACATCATCATCATTCCCATGAGGGAAAAAATCCTTCCTCCTCTTGTTGCTGACAGGTGATAGATCCATTCCATCGCCGTTGGTATGGTTAGATGGCTGAGTTGACAAGTTCAGGCCAGAACCATTAAGCAATTTCTTTGAGTGGGAATTCAAGGCACTCTTTATTGGAGGAGATGGCCTCTCAAGCTCAAAATCTGTGTTGGGAAGGCTTCTCCATGAACTAAAAGCACTTGCTTCTATTGGAATTGTTAAGTTCATGTCCCGACCTGTGAGCTCCATCCACCTCTTCCGCTCTTCCTCATCAAGACCCATGAGATTAGGTGATGGAACAACCTCAATCCCATGCACACACTGGGGGTTCGACAGACCCCTATACTGCTTTCGTTGCATCCTGTGAGATCGAACGAAACCCTTATCAACACTAAATGGGAATGGACGCTCTCCCTGACGAGAATGCCCATTCATGTAACTCCTAAGCTGCATCTTACCCAATGCATTCTCTGGCCTCTCCTTGAAAACCCACATGTACATATTCTCCAGGTCATGCTGAACCATGAAAACATCAAGATTGAGATCAGATTTGTCAAACCCTGACACTCCATTGCTGTCCCTGATAATCTTTGCCTTTGATTTCTCATTCATCGCGGGTTTAAAGTAAAAGCTGAAAAAAAACCAGGCACCCCAGATAGTATCAATCCGCTTGGCGCATTTCCTTCCAGCTGCGGGTATGGTAAGAAAACTCTCCGTCTCATAAACTTGTGGACCAAGCCCAACATCTAAAATATCACAGGGGTCTAGATTCCATGGCtgaggaggtggaggtggacTGCGCTCTGCCGACAAGGGTAAATTGATATCCGGCGGACGGTGAAGAATGATTTGCCGATTCATCTCCAAATCCAAGTCGTCGTGTGAGGAGGCGCTGGAATCCATGGACAAGAGCGTAGACGGGTGGTGATTCTCCATTGAAAGGGCCGTGAGGAGAGAATCTCCCATTTCTCAGCTAATCTCCCTGGTGATGGTTTTTGCTGCTGGTAAGTTTGTA
This genomic interval from Carya illinoinensis cultivar Pawnee chromosome 10, C.illinoinensisPawnee_v1, whole genome shotgun sequence contains the following:
- the LOC122279412 gene encoding uncharacterized protein LOC122279412 isoform X3 encodes the protein MGDSLLTALSMENHHPSTLLSMDSSASSHDDLDLEMNRQIILHRPPDINLPLSAERSPPPPPQPWNLDPCDILDVGLGPQVYETESFLTIPAAGRKCAKRIDTIWGAWFFFSFYFKPAMNEKSKAKIIRDSNGVSGFDKSDLNLDVFMVQHDLENMYMWVFKERPENALGKMQLRSYMNGHSRQGERPFPFSVDKGFVRSHRMQRKQYRGLSNPQCVHGIEVVPSPNLMGLDEEERKRWMELTGRDMNLTIPIEASAFSSWRSLPNTDFELERPSPPIKSALNSHSKKLLNGSGLNLSTQPSNHTNGDGMDLSPVSNKRRKDFFPHGNDDDVYLAVNPPSDRITDIEIHPNEPNWLNDFSGVMKNVYGPVTAAKTIYEDKEGYLIIISLPLVDLQRVKVSWRNTITHGIIKVSCVSVSCMQFIKRHDRTFKLTDPSSEHCPPGEFVREIPLSTRIPEDANIEAYYDGPGSVLEIMVPKLRVGPEEHEPGSFSRSS
- the LOC122279412 gene encoding uncharacterized protein LOC122279412 isoform X1, giving the protein MGDSLLTALSMENHHPSTLLSMDSSASSHDDLDLEMNRQIILHRPPDINLPLSAERSPPPPPQPWNLDPCDILDVGLGPQVYETESFLTIPAAGRKCAKRIDTIWGAWFFFSFYFKPAMNEKSKAKIIRDSNGVSGFDKSDLNLDVFMVQHDLENMYMWVFKERPENALGKMQLRSYMNGHSRQGERPFPFSVDKGFVRSHRMQRKQYRGLSNPQCVHGIEVVPSPNLMGLDEEERKRWMELTGRDMNLTIPIEASAFSSWRSLPNTDFELERPSPPIKSALNSHSKKLLNGSGLNLSTQPSNHTNGDGMDLSPVSNKRRKDFFPHGNDDDVYLAVNPPSDRITDIEIHPNEPNWLNDFSGVMKNVYGPVTAAKTIYEDKEGYLIIISLPLVDLQRVKVSWRNTITHGIIKVSCVSVSCMQFIKRHDRTFKLTDPSSEHCPPGEFVREIPLSTRIPEDANIEAYYDGPGSVLEIMVPKLRVGPEEHEVRVCLRPHLGGNDLMLT
- the LOC122279412 gene encoding uncharacterized protein LOC122279412 isoform X2, with translation MGDSLLTALSMENHHPSTLLSMDSSASSHDDLDLEMNRQIILHRPPDINLPLSAERSPPPPPQPWNLDPCDILDVGLGPQVYETESFLTIPAAGRKCAKRIDTIWGAWFFFSFYFKPAMNEKSKAKIIRDSNGVSGFDKSDLNLDVFMVQHDLENMYMWVFKERPENALGKMQLRSYMNGHSRQGERPFPFSVDKGFVRSHRMQRKQYRGLSNPQCVHGIEVVPSPNLMGLDEEERKRWMELTGRDMNLTIPIEASAFSSWRSLPNTDFELERPSPPIKSALNSHSKKLLNGSGLNLSTQPSNHTNGDGMDLSPVSNKRRKDFFPHGNDDDVYLAVNPPSDRITDIEIHPNEPNWLNDFSGVMKNVYGPVTAAKTIYEDKEGYLIIISLPLVDLQRVKVSWRNTITHGIIKVSCVSVSCMQFIKRHDRTFKLTDPSSEHCPPGEFVREIPLSTRIPEDANIEAYYDGPGSVLEIMVPKLRVGPEEHEEVSVEALEIRC